Genomic segment of Sodaliphilus pleomorphus:
GAAGTCGCTGTAGCGCGTGCGCATGGTCCGAAAGTCGTTGTGGGCCTTGACGATGGCCTTGGCGTCGGCAAAGTGCAAGGTGGCAAGCGACTGGAAAAACGCAAGCGCGTCGTAGAGGCGGCGCACCAGCAGCACTCTCCTGCCCTCGCGGCGAGGCAGGTTCTTGTAGAGCATGAGCAGGTTGTTGCGGAAGTTGAGATAGGTCTTGAACGGGTTGCCCTGGGGCAGGCTGCCGCCCCCCAGGTGATAGATGCTGCTGCCCGTGACCAGGCTGATGCGGTGGCCCGAGCGCCATATGCGCCAGCACAGGTCTATCTCCTCCATGTGGGCAAAGAAGGCGCTGTCGAGCCCGCCCACCTCGCGGTAGAGCGCAGTGCGCACCATCAGGCAGGCTCCCGAGGCCCAGAACACATCGGTCCCCTGGGCGCTGTCGTACTGGCCACGGTCGTCCTCGATGGTCGAGAACAGGCGGCCGCGGCAGTAGGGGTAGCCATGCTTGTCGAGATAGCCGCCCGCCGCGCCGGCATAGTCGAAGACCTGCCGGCCGTCGTCGCGGTCTTGCAGCACCTTGGGCTGCACAGCACCCACTTGCGGGTGCTCGTCCATGTAGCGGTACAGTGGCTCGAGCCAGCCTTGCGGTGTGCGCACGTCGCTGTTGAGCAGCACCGTGTACTTGTAGCCCGTAGCCTGGGCGATGCTCTTGTTGTAGCCCTCGGCATAGCCGTAGTTCTTGTCGAGCAAGATGGTGGGCACCTGCGGGAACTCCTCTTCAAGCACCTGGCGGCTGGCGTCGGTGCTGCCATTGTCGGCCACGATCACGTCGGCCATGTCGGGGTTGGTGTTCTGGAGCACTCCAGGCAGGTAGCGGCGCAGCAGCGGCGCGCTGTTCCAGTTCAATATGATTACGGCAACGTCCTTTTTCATACCAAAGTCGATTTTCCGGTTTCGATCTCACTTTGCGTCTGCTGCCCAGGCAGTTGCACAGGGCGCTTCCAGCGGTCGTGGGTCCACAGCCACATCGAGGGGCACTCCTTGATGTTCTGCTCGAGCAGGCGGGCATAGCGGTCGGTGATGCTGCCCTCGGGCTCGGCCGCAGCGTGCTCACACATGGGCACAAGGGTGCAATCGTAGTAGCCGCGGCGGTGGCGGCGCATGTAGAAGTAGCCCACACGCATGTCGAGCTTGCGGGCAATGGCCTCGGTACCCGTGATCATGGCCGTGGGATGATGCATAAACTCGATCACGTGGCCCTGGTCGGTGACGTGTGGATGCTGGTCGCTGATGAAGCCCAGGGCCATGTGGTGGTTTTCCATCTTGTTGCGTATCATGGTGCGCAGTATCTGGTGGCTGGGGAAGCACTGCGAGTAGCGGGTGCGCAGCCGCAGAAACAAGCGGTCAAACCACTTGTTGCGCAGCGGCTTGTAGGCCTGTCCCAGCACGTTGCCGCGGGCACGCGTGCTCTCGCGAAACCACAGCACGATGCTGGGTATCCACTCCCAGTTGCCCAGGTGGGCGGCATACATCATCACGCTTTGCCCGCGCTCAATGCCGTCGTCGATGAAGTCGACGTTGTGAAACACCATGTGGCGCTTGATGTCGGCATCGCTGATGTGCAGCAGCTTCACCGTCTCAAAGAAAAGGTTGGCAAACTGATGGTAGAACTGGCGCTCAATCTTGCGCAATTCGCCATGCCCCTTCTCGGGAAAACAGGTGGCCAGGTTGCGACGCACGATTTTCACGCGGTAGCGCACCACGTGATAGGCCACGTAGTAGAGGCAGTCGGCATTGAAATATATCCACCACCAGGGCATGAAGGCCAGCGCGTCGAGTGCCCATCCCAGCGGTGCAAGCAGTATATTTTGAAGTTTCTCTTTCATTGTCGGGGTCAAGCAGTCACAACCTCGGCATCGACACTGAGGTCATCGTTAATTTTAAGCAGTTTCACGTCGACCACCTTGTTGACAAGCGCCTGGCAGGGGGGCACATTCACCTTGATATAGTTGTCGGTGAAGCCGTGCATGGGTCCCTGGCCGTGAGGCTGCTCCATGAGCACGGGGCGCACGGTGCCCACATAGCGCTCGATGAAGGCGCGCTGCTTCTTGTCGCTCAAGGCAATCATGCGAGCCACCCGCCGCTGTTTCTCGCGCTGCGGCACGATGTGGGGTATGCGCAAGGCCATGGTGCCGGGGCGCTCGCTGTAGGGGAACACATGCAGGTGCTCCACCTCGAGCGAGTCGATGAAGTGGTAGGAGTCGTCAAATCGCTCCTGGGTCTCGCCGCGGGAGCCCACCATCACGTCGACCCCGATGAAGCTGTCGGGCATGAGCTGCCTTATCTTGTCGATTTTGTGAGCAAACAGGGCACGGTCGTAGTGGCGGTGCATGAGCTTGAGCACCTCGTCGTTGCCGCACTGCAGGGGAATGTGGAAGTGCGGCATGAAGGCGCGCGAGCCAGCACAGAACTCGATGATCTCGTCGGTGAGCAAGTCGGGCTCTATCGACGAGATGCGGTAGCGCTCGATGCCCTCGACCTGGTCAAAGGCCTTGATGAGGTCGATGAAGCGCTCGCCGGTGTCGGTGCCGAAGTCGCCTATGTTGACGCCGGCTATCACAATCTCCTTGCCGCCCTCGTCGGCCACCTGGCGGGCCTGTGCCACCAGGCTCTCGATGGTGCCGCTGCGGCTGCGGCCCCGTGCCATGGGTATGGTACAATAGGTGCAATAGTAGTTGCAGCCGTCCTGCACCTTGAGCCAGTAGCGGGTGCGGTCGCCCCGCTCGCACGAGGGAGAGAACTTGCTGATGCGCGTGTGCGGTGTCACCACCACCTCCTCCTGGCGACCCGTTTCGAGCCATTTCTCCACATAGTCGACGATGTCGAGCTTCTGCTCGCTGCCCAGCACGATGTCGACACCGGGCAGGGCGGCTATCTCCTCGCTCTTGAGCTGGGCATAGCAGCCAGTGACCACCATGAGAGCATCGGGGTACTTCTTGACCAGGCTGCGTATGTGCTGGCGGCCCTTCTTGTCGGCCATCTCGGTCACGCTGCAGGTGTTCACGACACACATGGTGGGTGTCTCGTCGTCGCGGGCCGGCACGATGCCGTGCTTGGCGAGCAACTCGCCTATGGTTGCAGTCTCCGAGAAGTTGAGTTTGCATCCCAGAGTCACAAATTTCACTGTTCTACGATTGTTGTTACCCATATTGAGGGTGCAAAGTTAACAAAAAGAATTGACAAGTATACACCTTTGCCGCAACAGAATGTTGCCCGGCTGCGCGCACGCTGTCGCAATGCCGGTGCCACGAGCAGAAGCCGAAATTTAACTCGCTAAAACGTTGCTCACAATTAGGTGGAATAACGAAAAATTTCTACATTTGTGGTCAAAATTGGAAATATACATGGACTTTGAAGAAAAGATTGACAAAAACGGCTATTGCCTGTTCGACCTCACAGCCAAGAGCATCTCAAAGCACCCTATAGAGACCAAGTACAACGCTATTGCCCTGTGCGACAGCGGAGAAGCGATACTGGAGCTGAACATGCAGCGTGTGAACATCTCCAAGGGTACCCGCCTCATGGTCACGCATGTGCTCTTCAGCCAAGCCATCTTTATCTCCGAAGACTTCCATGCGACGATACTGGTAGTGAGCGACCGCTTTTGGCTCGATGTGAGCATAGGCATTCCCACCAAGATGATAGAGGCCTCGCGGGCATGTCCCATAGTCTACATCGGCGACCCCAACCAGTGGACGATATTCAGCAACTTCATGGAGAACATACGCATCTACGACTCGCTTGAATACTCGGCACACTCGGTGGAATGGGTGGGAGCCATCTTCAGGTGCATGATCATCACCGCTGCCGAGATCGAGCTGCACAACCGGGCCGAGTCGCCAAGCGCCAACACGGGCTACACCATGGCCGACACCTACTTCAGGCAGTTTATCTTGCACATCGACGACAACGTGAAACAGGAGCACGAGGTTGCATTCTATGCCGAGAAGCTGCACATCACGCCCAAATACTTGAGCGAGATATGCAAGCAACGCTCGGGACACAAAGCCAAAGAAATCATCTCATCGATTCTCATCTCTAAGATTAAGCGCGAAATCATGATTACAGGCAAGTCGATGAAGGTGATTGCCTACGAGTACAACTTTGCCGACCAGTCGAGCCTGGGCAAGTTTTTCCGCAAGATGACTGGCGAGTCGCCCAGTGCCTACAAGAAGAAAAAAGGAACTTTCTCTCCCCTTGACAAGTGAACACGTCAACACTGAATTGAGATCAAAAGTAGAAGGAAATTAGACTAAATGAGCTACAAAGTATTCTTATTGCTGCTACTGGGCCTGCTCACGGCATTTGGTCCGTTTGTCACCGATATGTATGTACCGAGCCTGCCGTCGATGGTGGGCTATTTTCACACCCAGCTCACGATGGTGCAGCTTGGACTCACCACCAGCATGATAGGGCTGGCCCTGGGGCAGCTGGTGTTTGGCCCCATAAGCGACAAGATGGGGCGCAAGCGGCCGCTGCTGGCGGCCATGTTGCTGTTTACCGTCTCGACGGTGTCTATCATCTTTGCGCCCAACATCGAGACCTTCACCGTGCTGCGCTTCTTCCAGGGGCTGGGCGGTGCAGGCGGCATCGTGATATCGCGCAGTGTGGCCACCGACTCCTTCGACGGCCACCAGCTGCTCAAGATGCTAGCCGTGATAGGTGCCATCAACGGCATCGCTCCCATTGCGGCTCCCGTGGCGGGCGGCGCGATAGTCGACTCGGTGGGCTGGCAAGGCATCTTTGTGGCACTTCTCGTGATAGGCGTAGTGCTCACGGCGGGAAGTGCCTGCATGAAAGAGTCGCTCGCCGTGGAGCACCGCAAGCGCGACAGCATGTTCAAGACCTTCGGCCTTATAGGCACGGTAATGAAAAACCGGGAGTTTATGGGCTATGTCATGCAGCAGGCTGCGGCACAGGCCATACTGTTTGGCAACATTGCCTCGTCGTCATTTATCGTGCAAGACCACTACGGCTACTCGGCCATGGCCTACAGCCTGGCCTTTGCGGCCAATGGCGTGTGCATCGCCCTGGGCGCAGCCTTGTCGGCCAGGTTCAACAAGCCGCAGAACAGTGTGAAGACAAGCTGTGCAGGCATGCTCGTGCTGAGCGCGGCCCAAGCTGGCGTGCTATGGGCCGATGCAAACTTCTGGGTCTACGAGGGCGTGTTGTGCATGCTGCTTGCATTCATGGGACTCACTTTCACGGCCTCGACCACGCTCGCCCTTGAGAGCGAGCGCAAGCACGCAGGCTCAGGCTCGGCAGTGCTGGGGGCCGTGGGCTTCTTGTGCGGCGGTCTCGTGTCGCCCCTTGTGGGCATGGGCAACATCATGCACAGCACAGGACTCACCTTTGTGACAGGCGCTGTGCTCTCGGCAATCTTTGCCTGGGTGGCCATGCGCCCGAAACGCGAAACAACCAACTGAAATATAAAAAAAAACGGAAATTGCAAAAAATTATGGAACGACGATACAAGATATTTCTGCTTGTGATGCTGGGCATGTTTGCAGCATTTGCCTCGCTCATCAACAACACCCTGGGCCCCGTGCTCAACATGGTGGCCGCCACCTTCCAGGCCAGCGACGCAGTAGTGGGGCTGGGACTCACGGCCAGCATGGCAGGCCTGGCGGCTGGCCAGCTCATCATAGGGCCGCTCAGCGACAAGTACGGCCGGCGCACGCCTGTGATTGTGTCGGTAGGGCTGTTTGCCTTGTCGTCGCTGGCGATCGTGTTCTCGCCAAGCATCACCATCTTTATCGTGCTGCGCTTTGTGCAGGGTCTGGGCGGTGCCGGCGGTATTGTGATATCGCGGTCGATAGCCACCGACAACTTCAAGGGCCGCGACTTGATGACCTCGTTTGCCATTGTGAATGTGATCAACGGCATCGCTCCCATCGTGGCACCGGCGGCAAGCGGGGCCATGGCAAGCATGGGCGGCTGGCAGGCCGTGTTTGTGATGCTGGCCGTGGTGGGCTTTGTGCTGCTGCTGGGCAGCTACCGCCTGCGCGAGTCGCTGCCCAACGGGCATCGCACTACGGGCACGCTGCTGTCGACTTTCAAGCTCTATGGCACCGTTGTGCGCAACAAGCGCTTCATGTTCTATGTCTTGCACCAGTGTACTGCCGAGGTCGTTCTCTTTGGCAACATTGCATCGGTCGCAGCCATTGTGAACCACTATGGCTATCACGGGGCCATGGCAGCAAGCATCACCCTCTCGGTCAACGGCATTTTTACCGCCCTGGGAGCAGGCCTGGCCGCCAGGTTCAAGCAAGCCACCAGCGGCGTGAAGGCTTGCTGCGTGGGCATCATCACGCTTGCAGTGGTCGAGGCCGCAGTCTTGTACATGGGCTGGAGCTTCTGGGCCTATGAGGCTCTGGTGTGCGCCATGCTCGTGTGTGTGGGCATCACCCTCACGGCTTCGACCACGCTCGCCCTTGAGAGCGAGCGCAAGCAAGCCGGCACGGCCAGCGCCCTCTTTGGCGCCATGGGCTTTATTGCCGGCGCAGTGGTTGCGCCGCTGGTTGCACTGGGCAACCCGCTACACAGCACGGCAATCGTCTATGTGGCGGGGGCGGCAGTGTCGTGCGCGTTTGCCTACCTGGCCTTGCGGCTGAAGTAGTCGTTGTGCATCTTGATGGCAAAGATGATGCTGCTCATGCAGGTGGTGAGGAGGTTGCACACAAACAAGGGCCAGTTGCTCAGCAGCAGGCCTTGAATGAGGAAGAAGAGTCCACCTATACCCATGAGCAGGAATGTGCCCAGGGCAATGTCGTCGGTCGAACGGGTGCGCACGGTGCGCAACGTCTGCGGCAGGTAGCCCAGCACCATGCATATCGAGGCTATGTAGCCCACGATGTCGGAGATGTGGGCGGCTATGAAATCGATCATTACTGATTTGTTTTTTAAACTGTTTTATAAATAAAGACTGCACACTCACTGTAGCAGGGCCCCGATAGATGGGGCATAGTGAGTGTGCAGTATCTTTTTTTCCCAGCTATGGCTGAAGTTTATTTCTTCTTGGCGTCGCACTCACGCAGGAGCTCGTCGACGGCAGCCTTGAGCTGCCTGTCGTCGCCCTTGACCACGGTTGCGGGGTCGTTGGCCACCTTGATGTCGGGCTCGAGCTGCGTGTTTTCGAGATAAGTGCCGTCGGCAGTCTCATAGCCTATCACGGGCAGGCCGAAGATGAGGCTTTCGTCCTGGAGCGTCTCCCAGTTCACGCTGCTCATGGTGCCAGGCACGGGCATACCCACGAGCTTGCCCATGCGGGTGTGCTTGTAGACCCATGGCGTGCCGTGGGCGTTGCTGTAGTTGTTCTCGCATATAAGCATGATCGAGGGCTTGTTCCAGCGGCGGCTCGGCATGTCGCAGGCTGCGCGGCCACGCACCACCTGGGTAAGGTATTTCTCGCCGCTGAAGAGAATCTGGATATCCTCGTGCAGGCGGCCGCCGCCGTTGCCGCGGGTGTCGATCACGATACCCTCGCGCTGGGTGTACTTGCCCAGCACCTGGTCGTAGATCTCGCGATAGCTCTCGTCGTTCATCGACTGGATGTGCACATAGCCCAGGCGGCCATGCGAGAGGCTGTCGACCATGCGGGCCTCACGCTTCACCCAGCGCTTGTAGAGCAGCTGGTTGAAAGCACCGTTGCTGGTGGGTATCACCACCTCGTCCCAGGTGTTGCCGTTGCTGCGGCAAGAGATGAGCACCTTCTTGCCAATCTGTCCGTTGAGCAACTGGGTGTAGTCGTTCTCGGGCGAAATTTTCACACCGTTGATTTGCTCGATGACGGTGCCGGGGCGCACCTTCGACTTGGCGCGGTCGAGCGGCCCATACTCCACAACCTCGGCCACCTTCAGGCCCTGTCCAGTGTAGTTGGTGTCGAAGAGCAAGCCCAGGTTGCCAGTGCTGGCCCCAGAGTTGCTGGGATAGTAACGGCCGCCCGAGTGCGAGCAGTTGAGCTCGCCCAGTGTCTCGCTCAGCAAGTTGGAGAAGTCGTAGTTGTTGGTGATATAGGGCAGGAACTTGCGGTAGTGGGCCACAGTACCCTCCCAGTCGCAACCATGCATATTCTTGTTGTAGAAGCGGTTGGCCACCTCGCGGTGCACGCGTTCAAACATGTAGGCGCGCTCGCGGGCGGTATTCATGAGCACCTCGGCGCTGTAGGTGATAGGGGTGAGCTTGTCGCCCGAGAGCTTCTGCATGGCGCTGCTGCCCAGCAGGTAGAAGGTCTTGCCCTCCTTGTCGGTCACGATGTCGGCCCAGCGCGAGTCCATCTTGTTGAGCAGGCTGGTGCTGTGCTTGCGCAGGTCCATCTTCCACAGGTCATAGCCCTTCTCCACGCTCGAGAGGTAGTAGAGCGTGTTGCCGTCTTTGGTGATGGCGGCGCCGGCCAGGTTGCTCGAGTTGGGCGTCACGCGCACGATGCGGTCGTGTATCTTGTCGAGCTCGACAACGATGGGCTTCACCGTGTCGTCTTTCTTGGCATCGGCATTCTTCTTGTCGCCCTTCTTGCCCTTCTTGTCGGCCTGGGCTTTCTCCTTCTTTTCGGCAGCAGCCTTCTCGGCCTTTTCGGCATCTTGCAGGAGCTCATAGTTCTCCTTGTCGAGGCGGTAGCGGTCGTAGGCCTCCTCGTTGACAAAGGCCATGAGCACATCGTCTTGCGAGCCCCACGAGGCCTGGCTGCGCAAGCCGTAGCGGTTGCTCTGGAACATGATGGCGCCGCCGTCGAGCACCCACTTGGGGCTGTGGTTGATATAGGCACTCTGGGTGATGTTGGTGATAGGGCCGCCCTGGGCACTCACGATGCCAATGTCGGAATAGGGGTCGCGGCCGTTGCCTATAAACTCGAGAGCAATCCACTTGCTGTCGGGCGACCAGCTGTAGCCCAGGTCGCCTTCGGTACCATACCATTGCGAGCCGTCGGTGACCTGGTGCACGGCCTTGGTGTTCACGTCCATGACCATGAGCTTCTCACCATTTTCAACAAAGGCCAGTTTCTTGCCGTCGGGCGAGAACTCGGGCTGGGTGCGGTCGGTAGAGCTGGGGATGAGCAGCTCCTCCTTGACGAGGGTGGCGTTGGGGAAGTTGGGATCTTCCTTGCGGGCGATGGTGGCCTTGTAGAGCTGCCAGTGGTCGCCGCGCTCGCTCGAGTAGACCAGCGTGCGGTTGTCGGGACCCCAGCACACGTCTTTCTCGCCCTCGGGGGTATTGGTAATCTTCTTGGTGGTATTGAACTCGACCGAGGTCACAAACACCTCGCCACGCACCACAAAGGCCACTTGCTTGCCGTCGGGCGACACGGCGGCGCTGGTGGCGCCACGGGTGTAGGCGATGCGTTTTATCGAGTCGCCGTCGTCGTGGAAGAGCGAAATATTCACCCGCGAGGCATTGCCGCCGTCGCGCTGGGTGTAGATCTCGCCGTCGTAGGTATAGCACAAGGTGCCGTTGTCGGCCATCGAGAGGAAGCGCACAGGATTGGTAGTGAAGTGCGTCACCTCGGTAGCCTGGCTCGGGGTGACAAGCGGGAATTTCCACACGTTGAACGAGCCGCCGTTGCGCTCGCTCAGGCAGTACACGGTCTTGCCGTCGGGGCTCAGCACCGGGCTGCGGTCTTCGCCCGCACGGTTGGTGAGGTTCACATGCTTGCCCGAGCCCACGTCGTAGCGCCATATATCGCGCGTGATGCTCGATGTGTGGTGCTTGCGCAGCGGGTCTTCATAGCCCTTGGCGTCTTGATAGAGGAAGAACTTGCCGCTCTTGTCGACGGCCAGTTCCTGGGCAGGCGTGCCCAGCACCTGGCTGAAGCGGCCACCTTCGACAGGCACCTTGTAGAGCTCGGGCAGGCGCGACGAGGGGAACATGGCGCTTGCGGCCGGGTCTTGAATCGAGGCCTCGAAGAGCACATACTTGCCATCGGCCGAGAAAGCCGAGGGTATTTCTTGCGCCGAGTTGAAGGTGAGTTGCTTGGGAGTGCCTCCCTGGGCAGGCATGACAAAGATGTCGAAGTTGCCCTTGCGGTCGCTGGCAAAGGCGATGAGCTTGCCGTCGGGCGACCACACGGGGTTGCTCTCGTAGGACGACTGCGTGGTGAGCTGCACGGCCTCGCCGCCGCCCACGGGCACCTTGTAGATGTCGCCCTTGTAGCAGAAGGCAATTTCTTGCCCGTTGGGAGAAATCTTGGCATAACGCAGCCACAGTGGGGCGTTGTCGGCAGCCATCACGGTCATGGCCGCTGCTGCCAAAGCACAGGTTAGGATCGTTTTCTTCATATTTTTTTATATAGTGTAATGACTTAAAGTTAAAAAAAAATTTCGCAACAGTTGCAGCACGCCCGCTTGGCGGCTGTCATCAATACCACGTGGGCACCGTGTCGCAGGCAAAGGCGAGCCGGGTAGTGAAATGCTTCTTGAGAAACACCACGTGGTTGGGCACGTTGATTGTGTAGGACGGGGCCTTGAGCTTCTTCTTGCTGAAGAGCACAAAGGCGTTGTCGGGGGCAGTGTGCCGGTAAGGGTAATAGCCCAGCTTGGCCACCTTGTTGATGGCAGTGACGTTGTTGCAACCCACGGCAATGAAGTCGACCTGCTTCTTGGCTATGGCATCGTCCTGCTCCTGCTTCATGGCTTGAGTGGCGCCCGACTGCAATGCCCAGTACTTGCACCCCGGCAAGGCATTGTTGCACACGCCAAACTCGGGGTTGGGCATGCAGCGGTAGTAGATGATCGTGGGGTTGGGCACCTGGTCCATGATAGTAGCATAGTAGTAGAAGATACTGCGGCGTATTCCGTTTTGCGTGAAATAGTTGCCGCCACGATCGTTGTTGTTGATCACAATGAGAAACAGGATAAACACGCTGATGACCGCAGCGCCATAGCGCGGCCAGCGGTGATGCTCGTAGCTGCGCACCAGCAGCACCAGTGCAATCACGCCGAAGATGATGAGGCCGTTGGAGTTGTTGAAATAGTAGATGAGCGTGCCGTTGCCCATGTTGACAACTGCACTCACCAAGAAGGCCACAAAGGGGAAACTGCGGTAGCGCTTCATGTAGATGACCACCATGGGCGCAAGCGTGGCTATGCACTGCATGGTGATGGGGAAGGCATTGGTGATAAACTTGTTGAAGATGCCGTCAAACACGCCGTTGCCCGAGGTGCCCAGCGCGCCCACCGTGTGAAACACGTTGACGAAGTACTCAAAGCAGAACGCTTTCAGGTTGCCTGCCACCAGGAAGTAGACGAGAAACGGCACCCACACTACAGCCACTCCAGCTGCATAGAGGCCAAAGGCCTTCCACAGGTTGTAGCCGTCGCGCTTCACGGCAGCCCACGAGTAGAAGGCAAAGACCAGCGAAATGGCCGCAATGTTGTATTTCATCAGGAACGTGGCCCCGAAGCACAGCCCCAGCCACAGCATGGCCTTGGCGATGACCCATCTGTGCCTCGCCACCGGCTCGCCATAGAGCAGACAGCTGGTGTAGTAGATGGCTCCCATCATGAAGGGCTGGGCGAAGTCCTCGGTCTTGATCTCGCGGTGATAGATGGCGTTGAAGAAAAACAGCGTCATGAGCACAGCGCTCAGCAGCGACTGACGCTTGTCATTGAGGAAGATGAACGCCGTTTTGTAGGCAAACAGATAGGTCACGGCATAGAACACGCACGTGATCCACATCACGCCCACATAGTTGTAATGACTCAGCAGGTAACCTATGCCGTAGATGAGCCACAGCAGCGGCCCCTTGGAATCGCTGAAGTCGACATAGGGGGTCATGCCGTTCATCCATGCCTTGCCGCACATGAAAAACCATGCCGAGTTGTTGCGCTGATACAAGTCGTGGGTATAGCTGTCGGGCGATACAAGAAAGACGGCTATGGTGGCAAACAGGGTGAGGATAGTGAATACTTTCCAGTTTTTCTTCAGCGAGCTGAGGCTCAATTCAAGGTAGCTCTTTATCATCATATAGTCAGATGTATTCTCTTATTTTTTCTCAATTTTCTCTATGTTGTAACGCGGGCGGTCTTTGACCTCGATATATATCTTGCCTATGTACTCGCCCACTACCCCAAGGCCCACGAGCACACAACCGCCCACAAACCATATCGAGAGTATCATCGAGGCCCAGCCTGTCACGGCACGGCCCGAGAAATAGGAATACAGCACATAGATAAACATGGCCAGGGCAATGAGAATGAAGATGCCGCCCATGCACAGCACCAGGCGCACGGGCTTGATGCTGAACGAGGTGATGCCGTCGACGGCAAAGTTGAGCATCTTGCTCAACGGGTACTTGCTCTCGCCGGCGGTGCGCGGTGCGCGGTCGTAGTACACCTGAGCGGTCTTGTAGCCTATGAGGGGCACGATGCCGCGCAAGAAGAGGTTGCGCTCCCGGTACTTGAGCAACTGCTGGGTGGCACGGCGGCTCATCAGGCGGAAGTCGGCATGATTGTAGACCGATTTCACTCCCAGGTGGTGCATGAGCTTGTAGAAGCCCAGTGCCGTGGTGCGCTTAAACCACGTGTCGGTCGTGCGCTCGCGACGCACCCCGTACACGATGTCGCATCCCTGCTCGACATAGTCTTTCACCATCTCGGGTATCACCTCGATGTCGTCTTGCAAGTCGGCATCGATGGTCACCTGCGCATCGGCCCAGTCCACAACAGCCTGCATGCCGGCCATCAAGGCATTCTGGTGCCCCGAGTTGCCAGCCAGCTTCACGCCGCACACCCTGTGGCACTGGGCAACATAGCGGTCGATGAGCTGCCACGTGCCATCGCGGCTGCCGTCGTCGACATATACCACACGGCTGTCGCCCGACACCTCGCCGCGCTGCACCATGCGCTCAAGCAGGTCGAGCAGGCGCTCGTTGGTGCGAGGCAGGGCCTCCTCCTCGTTGTAGCATGGTGAAATAATCGCTAATACCGGTTTTCTTTCCATATTATCGTCAAGCATAGATTATATAAGACACAAAGATAACGATAAAAAAACAATTTCGCGATTTAAGTCCCATTTTTTTCATTTTTCAAGCCAAGGTTGCAATTGCATGATATTTTTGCATTATCTTTGTTATCTGAATCATATATAATTATATAACACGAGGAGGAACTTCACAACACATGCAACGATACTGGATAAATCAAAACGGCATTCAGAGCGGCCCGCACACGATCGAAGAGCTCAAGCAGATGACCTTCGACCCCAGCGCGACCTATGTGTGGCGCAGCGGCATGCCCGACTGGAAACGCATCGATGAGCTCGACGAGCTCAAGGGCATCGTCAACCTTGTCCAGGCTCCCTCACAGCCCGACCCACAACCCGCCGAGGCAACAGCAGCCAGCAATGGCGACGTTCAACCCGAGCAAGCGCAAGAGCAAGAGCAGGAGCCCGAGCAAGCCGGCGACAGCGAGACTGCCGAGCAGCCGCACGACGACACGCCGGCGGCCCAGCCTCCTGTGTATCACGAGCCCGCCGTCGAGCCTCAATACCAAGCCATGCCGCCCCAGTATGAGCCACAGCAATATGGCCCCCGATACGCGCCTGGCACGCCCGAGTGCCCGCCCACCAACTTGGTGTGGGCCATCGTATGCATCGTGCTGTGCTGCTGGATACCCGCCGTGGTGGCCCTGATATTCAGCCTCCAAGTGAAAACCAAGTACCGCATGGGCGACTATGCCGCAGCGCAGAAGTACAGCGACTGGAGTGCGTGGTTGTGTATCATCTCTATCGTGCTGGGCATCGTGAGTACGCCCCTTGTGCTCCTCACCCAAGCGCTTGCACAATGACCAGGCGCCGGGTCACACAACTCGTTGTGGGACTTGCAGCACTGGTGGTGGCCGCTGTCGTCTACTT
This window contains:
- a CDS encoding glycosyltransferase family 2 protein; translated protein: MERKPVLAIISPCYNEEEALPRTNERLLDLLERMVQRGEVSGDSRVVYVDDGSRDGTWQLIDRYVAQCHRVCGVKLAGNSGHQNALMAGMQAVVDWADAQVTIDADLQDDIEVIPEMVKDYVEQGCDIVYGVRRERTTDTWFKRTTALGFYKLMHHLGVKSVYNHADFRLMSRRATQQLLKYRERNLFLRGIVPLIGYKTAQVYYDRAPRTAGESKYPLSKMLNFAVDGITSFSIKPVRLVLCMGGIFILIALAMFIYVLYSYFSGRAVTGWASMILSIWFVGGCVLVGLGVVGEYIGKIYIEVKDRPRYNIEKIEKK
- a CDS encoding CD225/dispanin family protein, with product MQRYWINQNGIQSGPHTIEELKQMTFDPSATYVWRSGMPDWKRIDELDELKGIVNLVQAPSQPDPQPAEATAASNGDVQPEQAQEQEQEPEQAGDSETAEQPHDDTPAAQPPVYHEPAVEPQYQAMPPQYEPQQYGPRYAPGTPECPPTNLVWAIVCIVLCCWIPAVVALIFSLQVKTKYRMGDYAAAQKYSDWSAWLCIISIVLGIVSTPLVLLTQALAQ